From Candidatus Amoebophilus asiaticus 5a2, the proteins below share one genomic window:
- a CDS encoding ABC transporter permease — translation MGIYNYIIRRLLYVIPILLGVCLLVFLMFNIVAGDPTAVLLGKHATAKQMAELRHELGLDKHWFMQYIDIVKSAFSLDFGRSWASRQQIIPMIKAGTCVSLTLVVPSILITNALAISMALVAAFFRGRALDRGLVLLSIIMMSISGLAYILFSQWFFAYKLGWFEIAGYEHGFPACIPYIALPCFILVLLSVGSDLRFYRTVILDEMYQDYVRTARAKGLPEGLVLFKHVLKNVMIPIITNLITQLPSWLLGTLLVESFFGIPGLGGITINAINNADFPVIKAITILSAIFYVIFNVITDILYTVVDPRIKLS, via the coding sequence ATGGGCATATATAATTATATTATTAGACGTTTGCTATATGTTATACCTATACTGTTGGGTGTATGTTTGCTTGTCTTTTTAATGTTTAATATAGTAGCAGGTGACCCTACAGCTGTATTATTGGGGAAGCATGCTACTGCCAAACAGATGGCAGAATTACGACATGAATTAGGATTAGATAAGCATTGGTTTATGCAGTACATAGATATTGTAAAATCTGCTTTTAGCTTGGATTTTGGAAGATCATGGGCTAGCCGACAACAAATTATACCTATGATTAAGGCTGGTACTTGTGTTTCTCTTACGCTAGTAGTCCCATCTATACTCATTACAAATGCCTTAGCTATATCCATGGCTTTAGTGGCAGCTTTTTTCAGAGGTAGAGCGCTAGATAGGGGATTAGTATTGTTGAGCATTATTATGATGAGTATTTCTGGCTTGGCTTATATCTTGTTTAGCCAGTGGTTTTTTGCTTATAAGTTAGGGTGGTTTGAAATAGCGGGTTATGAGCATGGTTTCCCAGCTTGTATACCTTATATTGCATTGCCTTGCTTTATATTGGTACTCTTGAGTGTTGGCTCTGATCTAAGGTTCTATAGAACGGTAATTTTAGATGAAATGTACCAAGATTATGTACGCACGGCTCGTGCTAAAGGATTACCAGAAGGCCTAGTACTTTTTAAGCATGTACTTAAAAATGTCATGATACCTATTATAACTAATTTAATTACGCAACTTCCTTCTTGGCTATTAGGTACTTTGCTAGTAGAAAGTTTTTTCGGTATACCAGGCTTAGGAGGAATTACCATTAATGCTATTAATAATGCTGATTTCCCTGTAATAAAGGCTATTACTATACTTTCAGCAATATTCTATGTTATTTTTAATGTAATCACAGATATACTATATACTGTGGTTGATCCTCGCATCAAATTATCTTAA
- a CDS encoding ABC transporter permease, protein MNQTLTQSIWLETLRRMAKSKLTTAALIIVLIYAVVALLAYCGIIAANWSQEVGTSYEAPNIQHWFGTDIFGRSVLRKIIKGAQVAMNVGFVVSMIAILIGVVLGAIGGYFGGVVDEMIVWLCSTMASIPNIMLLISLTFILGKGILAIYIALGMTNWVELCRLIRGEVIKHKDREYVQAATAIGASHVSKLWWHILPNVLHIVIIQFSGIFQIAIKSEVILSYLGLGVQNSPSWGVMINDAKVELMQGVWWEIAFATVAMFLIVLAFNILSDALRDALDPKLRGK, encoded by the coding sequence ATGAACCAAACCTTGACACAATCTATTTGGTTAGAAACCCTTCGTAGAATGGCTAAAAGTAAGCTTACTACAGCAGCTTTAATCATTGTGTTAATTTATGCTGTAGTGGCACTGCTAGCATACTGTGGTATTATAGCCGCAAACTGGAGCCAGGAAGTGGGAACTTCCTATGAAGCACCTAATATTCAACATTGGTTTGGTACAGATATTTTTGGGAGAAGTGTTTTAAGAAAAATCATCAAGGGAGCACAAGTTGCTATGAATGTTGGGTTTGTAGTAAGTATGATAGCTATTTTAATTGGCGTAGTATTAGGAGCTATAGGGGGTTACTTTGGTGGGGTAGTAGATGAAATGATTGTTTGGTTATGTAGTACCATGGCCTCAATTCCAAATATCATGCTCCTTATATCGCTTACTTTTATTTTAGGAAAAGGAATTCTCGCTATATATATAGCTTTGGGCATGACTAACTGGGTGGAACTTTGTCGCTTGATTAGAGGAGAAGTAATCAAACATAAGGATAGGGAGTATGTACAGGCAGCCACTGCAATTGGTGCTAGCCATGTTAGTAAGTTATGGTGGCATATTTTACCTAATGTCCTTCATATAGTTATTATCCAGTTCTCAGGTATATTTCAGATTGCCATTAAATCAGAGGTAATCCTTTCATATTTAGGATTAGGAGTACAGAATAGCCCTAGTTGGGGTGTAATGATTAATGATGCTAAAGTAGAGCTTATGCAAGGTGTTTGGTGGGAAATTGCTTTTGCTACTGTAGCCATGTTTCTAATAGTGCTAGCTTTTAATATCCTTAGCGATGCACTACGAGATGCGTTAGACCCTAAACTAAGAGGAAAATAA
- a CDS encoding sodium:solute symporter family transporter, translating to MRKEYLDIILFTTFLLVNLTVGLMAGRRVRSLRDFSIGNKDFTTATVTSTIVATWIGGGFMFYGLQNIYKDGLQFVIPLLGSTLCLLFTGQVLAIRMGEFLNNLSVAEAMGDLYGPIVRVITAISGILKSIGSIAIQFQVIAKMLNLLFGIEETWAIIAAASIVILYSAFGGIRSVIITDLFQFIAFVIFIPILGLIVWNHIKNPGQVLSTLTTNPIFSLEQTIGWNPKFISSIGLMLYFLIPGMAPAIFQRVTIARDLEQVKRSFTYAAGSTILVNIAVAWVAILLLSDSPNLEPSKLVNYIITTYAYPGLKGLIAVGITAMAMSTADSYLNSSAVLAVNDIIKLFKPSWKESIIVIRSFSLILGVFGLLLALHAKDLLQLLLLSGSFYMPIVTVPLLLAIFGFRSTTRAVLIGMAAGFITVVGWKKFFGYTGMDSLIPGIIANLVVYISSHYILREQGGWVGIKEKGPLLAARQSRREAWNKLLYTIKHPHIYAYLQKNLPAYEVVYSLFAVYVIGATYASFYTISETVVSSYQGLYNFAAHSVLIATAGFLTYPAWPPTFKSKKFITFAWPLGIFYILFVVGTILVLMSGFHEVQVMIFMLNLIMAAFLLSWPLMLFLATYGILIGCLIVYMYCGNIHCSGTDGTAEFKVIYSILLLSSFLITIFRFKQEKKSLQNKNIYLEGLYEEKNNELAQILAYGGEVLKELNADEKALTAAYIEQIIYRMTDYIRLEVAQIKLDQLLLEVKETIKLMNLLSLPQLITSVDTRQEIIDADRVKLKQLLVNGILHVHQHNANNQPIHVVVEDVKLGYKIDYIKDYTRQLAALRFTITIEKDTANKKDIYLLEQLPLMSQHTKKGKLIENARIIHAHYGYAELDNEQTQVYVLPANVREVRGKVMELLREPVAVDEAEMKHPLAIKLENELLDKIKAIKIDTKTIAKALKTIKRYHAGVKRKSGEPFFTHPIAVALILLEYCKDQDAVVAALLHDTVEDTSLSLVQIEAIFGEQVAFIVKKVTNLEDNLRRISLADHENVYRLMEYEDERAAYVKLADRLHNMRTISGHSSLAKQKHIANETLNFFVGLAEKLGLEPIASELKKLSLEVLAKR from the coding sequence ATGCGAAAAGAATATCTTGATATCATTTTATTCACGACATTTTTACTTGTTAACTTAACAGTAGGATTAATGGCTGGGCGGCGTGTAAGAAGTTTACGAGATTTCTCTATAGGGAATAAAGATTTTACTACAGCCACAGTAACTTCCACCATTGTAGCTACCTGGATTGGAGGTGGATTTATGTTTTATGGCCTACAGAATATTTATAAGGATGGCCTACAATTTGTTATACCCCTTTTAGGATCAACTTTATGTTTACTTTTTACCGGACAAGTCCTCGCTATTAGAATGGGAGAATTCTTAAATAACTTGTCAGTAGCTGAAGCCATGGGGGATCTCTATGGGCCCATAGTACGAGTTATTACTGCTATTAGTGGGATATTAAAGTCCATAGGTTCAATAGCTATTCAATTTCAGGTGATTGCTAAAATGTTGAATCTTCTTTTTGGCATTGAAGAGACTTGGGCTATTATTGCAGCTGCGTCCATTGTTATTCTTTATTCAGCTTTTGGCGGTATCCGTTCAGTTATTATTACGGACTTATTTCAGTTTATTGCCTTTGTTATTTTCATTCCTATATTAGGCCTGATAGTTTGGAATCATATTAAAAATCCTGGTCAAGTTCTTTCTACTCTAACTACCAACCCTATTTTTAGTTTAGAACAAACAATAGGATGGAACCCCAAATTTATAAGTTCAATAGGGCTAATGCTTTATTTTTTAATTCCTGGCATGGCCCCTGCTATCTTTCAGCGGGTAACAATTGCTAGAGATCTTGAACAAGTAAAAAGATCTTTTACCTACGCAGCTGGAAGCACTATCCTAGTAAATATTGCAGTAGCTTGGGTTGCTATTTTACTTTTATCAGATAGCCCTAATCTTGAACCGAGTAAACTAGTTAATTATATTATTACAACGTATGCTTATCCAGGATTAAAAGGGCTTATTGCTGTTGGTATTACAGCCATGGCTATGTCTACAGCAGATTCCTATTTAAATTCCTCTGCAGTATTAGCCGTTAATGATATTATTAAGCTATTTAAACCTTCTTGGAAAGAATCTATTATTGTTATTAGATCTTTCTCATTGATTTTAGGAGTTTTCGGATTATTACTAGCCCTCCATGCCAAAGATCTGCTTCAGCTGCTGCTCCTATCTGGCAGCTTTTATATGCCTATTGTTACTGTACCACTTCTACTAGCTATTTTTGGTTTTAGAAGTACTACTAGAGCAGTCCTAATAGGAATGGCAGCAGGCTTTATAACAGTAGTAGGCTGGAAAAAGTTTTTTGGATATACAGGTATGGATAGCCTTATTCCTGGTATAATAGCTAACTTAGTTGTCTATATAAGTAGCCATTATATTTTAAGAGAACAAGGAGGATGGGTAGGGATTAAGGAAAAAGGTCCGCTTTTAGCAGCCAGACAAAGCCGTAGAGAAGCATGGAACAAGTTACTATATACCATTAAGCATCCCCATATTTATGCTTACTTACAAAAAAACCTCCCGGCTTATGAAGTTGTTTATTCGCTCTTTGCCGTTTATGTGATAGGTGCTACCTATGCTTCTTTTTATACCATATCAGAAACAGTAGTTTCTTCTTATCAAGGGCTTTATAACTTTGCAGCGCATTCTGTTTTAATTGCAACAGCTGGGTTCTTAACATACCCTGCTTGGCCTCCCACTTTTAAATCTAAAAAGTTTATCACCTTTGCTTGGCCTCTTGGGATATTCTATATTTTATTTGTTGTGGGCACTATTTTAGTGCTGATGAGCGGTTTCCACGAAGTACAAGTAATGATCTTTATGCTTAACTTAATCATGGCTGCTTTCCTACTTTCTTGGCCTTTAATGCTCTTCCTTGCTACATACGGTATCCTAATAGGGTGTTTAATTGTATATATGTACTGTGGCAATATACATTGTAGTGGAACAGATGGCACAGCTGAATTCAAAGTTATTTATAGCATTCTTTTATTAAGTAGTTTTCTAATTACAATATTTAGGTTTAAGCAAGAAAAAAAGTCCTTGCAAAACAAGAATATTTACCTAGAAGGTTTATATGAAGAAAAAAACAATGAGCTAGCACAAATTTTAGCTTATGGAGGTGAGGTTTTAAAGGAACTCAATGCTGACGAGAAAGCATTAACGGCGGCTTATATAGAGCAGATTATCTACCGTATGACGGATTACATCCGATTGGAAGTAGCTCAGATAAAATTAGACCAGCTTTTATTAGAGGTAAAAGAAACCATTAAACTCATGAACTTATTATCTCTTCCCCAGCTGATAACGAGTGTAGATACTCGCCAAGAAATTATTGATGCAGATAGAGTAAAATTAAAACAACTGCTGGTAAATGGTATCCTACATGTACACCAACATAATGCAAACAACCAGCCTATTCATGTAGTAGTAGAAGACGTTAAGCTAGGCTATAAGATAGATTATATTAAAGATTACACCAGGCAATTAGCAGCCTTAAGATTTACCATTACCATAGAAAAAGACACTGCTAACAAAAAAGATATTTACTTACTTGAGCAGCTGCCTTTGATGAGTCAACATACAAAAAAAGGTAAACTAATAGAAAATGCTCGTATTATTCATGCTCATTATGGATACGCAGAATTGGATAACGAGCAAACCCAAGTATATGTACTTCCAGCCAACGTAAGAGAAGTAAGAGGTAAAGTGATGGAGTTATTAAGGGAACCTGTAGCAGTCGATGAAGCGGAAATGAAACATCCGCTCGCTATAAAACTAGAAAATGAGCTATTAGATAAGATCAAGGCTATCAAAATAGATACAAAAACTATAGCTAAAGCATTAAAAACTATTAAAAGATACCACGCCGGTGTTAAGCGTAAATCAGGCGAGCCTTTTTTTACCCATCCCATAGCTGTCGCTCTAATCTTATTAGAATATTGTAAGGATCAAGATGCAGTGGTAGCAGCGCTACTTCATGACACAGTTGAAGATACAAGTCTTTCGCTGGTGCAGATTGAAGCTATATTTGGAGAACAGGTAGCATTTATAGTAAAAAAAGTAACTAACCTAGAAGATAATTTACGCAGGATAAGCTTAGCAGATCATGAGAATGTTTATAGACTCATGGAGTATGAAGATGAACGTGCTGCCTACGTAAAACTAGCAGATAGGCTACATAACATGCGCACCATCAGTGGCCACTCTTCCCTGGCTAAGCAGAAGCATATAGCAAATGAAACATTAAATTTCTTTGTAGGACTTGCTGAAAAGTTAGGTTTGGAACCTATTGCAAGTGAGCTTAAAAAACTTAGCTTAGAAGTCTTGGCTAAGAGATAA
- a CDS encoding ABC transporter substrate-binding protein, which produces MHMKNLIRIAALILMLLALWAYLKSKKDSSPKVTEKVLYTANEAQIKTLDPAQAEDHYSNREVAKVYEGLLEFHYLKKPFELTPNLAEEMPEVSADQLVYTFKIRRGVKFHDNPCFPNGKGRELTAHDFVYSFKRLADPKLQAKNFWLINNNLKEVNAWRERYADAIQANYDEEIEGVKAIDRYTLQFTLTRPNPQFLYFLGMSGCYVVPREAVEHYGMEFTNHPVGTGAFMLEAFNPQDSKLVYRKNPTFRDKRFPSESIEEYKHMLAYAGKQLPFVDKIVTYILTEAQPKWLKFKKGDLDIIDITKDKIALDVVRNGELIPDLKEKGINLYSVAELSTTYVVMNCANPLFKDNLKLRQAMALAFDKEGYNKLFHNNTAVVAQSTVPPGLAGYREDYINPYGIYDIEKAKQYLAEAGYPEGKGLPELTLDAGPDAELRLKGEFFQKCMAKIGVRIKVVGNIFPELIKKINNQATMLHSISWSADYPDAQNFFMLLYGPYQPGGIGSNLNDSAYDALYEKAVAMLDSPERTRLYEQLNEMIAEKTPFICTVHFPHTGLQHGWVKNYCWSNFHYGTEQYFDIDLEQKNN; this is translated from the coding sequence ATGCATATGAAAAATCTTATTCGAATTGCAGCACTTATTTTAATGCTTCTTGCGCTATGGGCTTATTTGAAAAGCAAGAAAGACTCCTCACCTAAAGTAACAGAAAAAGTATTGTATACAGCTAATGAGGCACAGATTAAAACATTAGATCCTGCCCAAGCTGAAGACCATTATTCTAATAGAGAAGTAGCTAAAGTTTATGAAGGTCTGTTAGAATTTCATTACCTTAAAAAGCCATTCGAGCTAACTCCTAATCTAGCGGAAGAAATGCCTGAAGTGTCAGCAGACCAGCTGGTTTATACCTTTAAAATTAGACGAGGTGTAAAGTTTCATGACAACCCTTGCTTTCCTAATGGTAAAGGGAGAGAACTGACGGCGCATGATTTTGTATATTCTTTTAAAAGGTTAGCTGATCCTAAGCTTCAAGCAAAGAACTTTTGGCTAATCAATAACAATCTAAAGGAAGTTAATGCATGGAGAGAAAGATATGCCGATGCTATACAGGCCAATTATGACGAAGAAATAGAGGGAGTAAAAGCTATAGACCGCTATACACTGCAGTTCACTTTAACAAGACCTAATCCACAATTTCTATACTTTTTAGGTATGTCGGGATGTTACGTGGTTCCTCGTGAAGCAGTAGAGCATTATGGTATGGAGTTTACTAATCATCCTGTAGGAACAGGAGCTTTTATGTTAGAAGCTTTTAATCCACAAGATAGTAAGCTAGTATACCGCAAAAACCCTACTTTTAGAGATAAACGTTTCCCTAGTGAATCTATAGAAGAATATAAACATATGCTAGCTTATGCTGGGAAGCAGTTGCCTTTTGTAGACAAAATAGTTACTTATATCCTTACTGAGGCACAACCTAAATGGCTTAAATTTAAAAAGGGTGATTTAGATATAATTGATATTACTAAAGATAAAATTGCCTTAGATGTAGTGCGAAACGGTGAGTTAATTCCTGATCTTAAAGAAAAAGGCATTAACCTATATAGCGTAGCTGAATTAAGTACTACTTATGTTGTTATGAACTGTGCTAATCCTTTATTTAAAGATAATCTTAAGCTTCGGCAAGCTATGGCATTAGCATTTGACAAAGAAGGTTATAATAAATTGTTTCATAATAATACAGCAGTAGTAGCACAATCAACTGTTCCTCCTGGGCTAGCTGGCTACAGAGAAGATTATATAAATCCTTATGGTATCTATGATATTGAAAAAGCTAAACAATATTTAGCAGAGGCAGGTTATCCTGAAGGCAAAGGATTGCCTGAGCTTACACTAGATGCGGGGCCTGATGCCGAACTAAGATTAAAAGGAGAATTTTTTCAGAAATGCATGGCTAAAATAGGCGTACGTATTAAAGTAGTCGGAAATATTTTTCCAGAATTAATAAAAAAAATTAATAATCAAGCTACCATGCTACATAGTATTTCTTGGAGTGCAGATTACCCAGACGCACAAAATTTCTTCATGCTCCTGTATGGTCCTTACCAACCAGGTGGCATTGGATCTAATTTAAACGACTCTGCTTATGATGCTTTATATGAAAAGGCTGTAGCTATGCTAGATTCTCCTGAAAGAACTAGGCTTTATGAACAGCTTAATGAAATGATAGCTGAAAAGACACCTTTTATTTGTACTGTACATTTTCCCCATACTGGTTTGCAGCATGGGTGGGTCAAGAACTACTGTTGGTCTAACTTCCATTATGGCACAGAACAATATTTTGATATAGATTTAGAACAAAAAAACAATTAG
- a CDS encoding Ig-like domain-containing protein, with amino-acid sequence MNKQEKIRINIFSLLRRYINQLYKCLPLLTILSPIIILLLTTRCAQIEELEGGPKDTIPPQLISTYPLHGSTSFKDKKLKLTFDKEIEIQDIYNRLIITPKLARLEDRPSYVAKVRGNVVELELEAPLEEETTYTFNFKDAICDTKEHTPAENPTLTFSTGDYVDSIYVAGHIRYLMTNQPATDALVCIYKINESDTLHILNSTPDYFTKTNQNGEFKIEHIKQGRYKICAGYSKESKLILDASKDPYGFLPAILELSEPIENLNLPIFRS; translated from the coding sequence ATGAATAAACAAGAAAAAATAAGGATAAATATTTTCAGCTTACTTCGTCGTTATATAAATCAATTATATAAATGTCTGCCGCTTCTAACAATTCTAAGTCCAATTATCATTTTATTACTTACTACTAGATGCGCGCAAATAGAAGAACTAGAAGGTGGACCAAAAGACACTATACCTCCCCAATTAATTAGTACTTATCCCTTACATGGAAGTACTAGTTTTAAAGACAAAAAACTAAAATTAACTTTTGACAAAGAAATTGAGATTCAAGATATCTACAATAGGCTTATTATTACACCTAAACTAGCCCGCTTAGAAGATAGACCTAGTTATGTAGCTAAAGTAAGAGGTAATGTGGTAGAGCTTGAATTAGAAGCACCGTTAGAAGAAGAAACCACCTATACTTTTAACTTTAAAGATGCTATATGCGATACAAAAGAGCATACACCTGCGGAGAATCCTACACTTACTTTTAGTACAGGCGACTATGTAGATTCTATATATGTAGCGGGCCATATACGGTATCTCATGACTAACCAACCAGCAACTGATGCATTGGTATGTATATATAAAATTAATGAGTCAGATACCTTACATATTTTAAATAGCACTCCAGATTATTTCACTAAAACGAACCAGAATGGAGAATTTAAAATAGAACATATTAAACAAGGTAGATACAAAATATGTGCAGGCTACAGCAAGGAGAGTAAGCTTATTTTGGATGCCAGCAAAGATCCTTATGGATTTTTACCAGCAATACTAGAACTCTCAGAGCCAATAGAAAATCTAAACTTACCCATTTTTAGAAGCTGA